The Vescimonas coprocola genome includes a window with the following:
- a CDS encoding helix-turn-helix transcriptional regulator, producing MIDIFFHDKTGVVSGFPGQIDGFEHADGNGEIHYYRLFDGVGVMLMQLEMGSYTEIRTQVGVLEVNFCINGRFETSFSMRSHVLLKPGDMAISCYDGLHGTKSESHFPLGYYEGLCLEIDPAAAGHWIRLNAPAFSIDFTALKQNLLGSKWYMVGPAGLRCEHVFRELYESASYAERGFLQLKVLELMLLLGRIPQERAADPYCSAEQTALAHHLRDHLLTNREGYVSLAQLAAEHAISVSHLQKLFKQTYGMPVYHYIKEYRLEQAAVELVRSRKPITEIAQHAGYDNASKFSESFKKRYGKTPSRYRADKTNAVKRSIETKTE from the coding sequence ATGATTGACATCTTTTTTCATGACAAAACGGGCGTGGTTTCCGGCTTCCCCGGACAAATAGATGGTTTTGAACATGCGGATGGTAACGGAGAAATCCACTACTACCGGCTGTTTGACGGCGTGGGCGTGATGCTGATGCAGCTGGAAATGGGATCGTATACGGAGATCCGCACACAGGTCGGCGTGCTGGAAGTCAACTTCTGCATCAACGGACGCTTCGAAACCAGCTTTTCCATGCGCAGTCATGTTCTGCTGAAACCGGGAGACATGGCGATCAGCTGCTACGATGGGCTGCACGGGACAAAGTCGGAGTCACACTTTCCGCTTGGCTATTACGAGGGCCTTTGTCTCGAAATCGACCCCGCAGCCGCAGGACACTGGATACGTCTGAATGCTCCGGCATTTTCCATAGACTTTACCGCGCTCAAGCAGAATCTTCTGGGCAGCAAGTGGTATATGGTCGGCCCCGCCGGTCTGCGCTGCGAGCATGTATTCCGTGAGCTTTATGAAAGCGCCTCCTACGCAGAGCGCGGCTTTTTGCAGCTGAAGGTTCTGGAGCTGATGCTGCTGCTGGGCCGCATTCCGCAGGAACGTGCTGCGGATCCGTATTGCTCTGCAGAGCAGACGGCACTGGCACACCATCTCCGGGATCATCTGCTGACGAACCGGGAGGGATATGTGTCCCTTGCCCAGCTGGCGGCAGAGCACGCGATTTCCGTGTCGCACCTGCAAAAGCTGTTCAAGCAGACCTATGGTATGCCTGTCTACCATTACATCAAGGAATACCGTCTGGAGCAAGCAGCGGTGGAGCTGGTTCGCAGCAGGAAGCCTATTACAGAGATCGCCCAGCACGCAGGATATGACAACGCCAGCAAATTTTCGGAGAGCTTTAAAAAGCGGTACGGGAAGACACCGTCCCGCTATCGCGCTGATAAAACGAATGCAGTAAAACGGAGCATAGAAACCAAAACGGAGTAG
- a CDS encoding ketopantoate reductase family protein yields the protein MKFLVFGAGVLGCNLANNLFRAGKDVTLLARGPWADEIRRNGLRIKNTLSRRTAVSPIPVAAELLPGDDYDVIFVAVRYTQIETILETLRASLAKTMIFVGNNVRASETAALLLEKNVLFAFTSAAGHRESNYVASVDLRKITIGPLRNAPSQEALVQEIFAGTKYKVTYEPNMEDYLLCHAAFVLPAVFACYKTDGDLKKLKRDNAYLNRLIDANIEGYRAIRNAGHEILPDADKEFEDAAYRKTCFRFFKLMCATALGKICASDHAMNAVDEMSALNRDMKAFFDVTGAKYPVWKTLEAECGSYLR from the coding sequence ATGAAGTTTTTGGTATTCGGCGCCGGCGTTCTGGGGTGTAATCTGGCGAACAATCTGTTCCGCGCAGGAAAGGATGTCACGCTGCTGGCAAGAGGCCCATGGGCAGATGAGATTCGGCGAAACGGGCTGCGGATCAAAAATACACTTTCCCGCCGCACGGCAGTCAGCCCCATTCCGGTGGCAGCGGAGCTTTTGCCGGGAGACGACTATGATGTAATTTTTGTGGCTGTGCGGTACACGCAGATCGAAACAATTCTCGAAACTCTGCGGGCAAGCCTGGCGAAAACGATGATCTTTGTGGGCAACAATGTGCGCGCCTCGGAAACGGCAGCGCTTTTGCTGGAGAAGAACGTGCTGTTTGCCTTTACCAGCGCCGCCGGACACAGAGAAAGCAATTATGTGGCCTCGGTAGACCTTCGCAAGATTACCATCGGGCCGCTGCGGAATGCGCCGTCGCAGGAAGCGCTGGTTCAGGAAATCTTTGCAGGCACGAAGTATAAGGTCACCTACGAGCCGAACATGGAGGACTATCTCCTGTGCCACGCTGCGTTTGTGCTCCCGGCGGTTTTTGCCTGCTACAAGACCGACGGCGACCTGAAAAAGCTGAAAAGGGACAACGCTTATCTGAATCGCCTGATCGATGCGAATATCGAGGGTTACCGGGCAATCCGAAACGCCGGTCACGAGATTCTGCCGGATGCAGACAAGGAATTTGAGGATGCAGCATACCGCAAGACCTGCTTTCGCTTTTTTAAGCTCATGTGTGCAACGGCTTTAGGGAAAATCTGTGCGTCCGACCATGCCATGAACGCGGTGGACGAAATGAGCGCACTGAATCGGGACATGAAAGCATTTTTTGACGTGACCGGCGCAAAGTATCCGGTCTGGAAAACGCTGGAAGCAGAATGTGGGAGCTATCTGCGGTAA